One genomic region from Equus asinus isolate D_3611 breed Donkey chromosome 8, EquAss-T2T_v2, whole genome shotgun sequence encodes:
- the CFAP251 gene encoding cilia- and flagella-associated protein 251 isoform X6 produces MSDAEENPLEETEDGETEMEEEEAAEGEEEKPNYKEVENMQQESKEDDTLAWRESQEEVGEEEEEGIEEEGEEEEEEGEEEGEEEGEEEEEEGEEEEGEEEGEEEGEEEEEEVEEDEEEGEEGVEEEKEVEEKEEEEWEEEEWEEEEEEEEEEEEEEAVREETEEKAGAAQEEVAAGVEEETTVKPQEIAKSVISLERLRPTASQSVLSGTFSKTHSGSESKHSLQAERSETNELSGITSSQLKFLDLDQISSEEQLISYPEGQPSSELGEKTDQIPQVEWGQERRDSQPEMGDLEVEKGGKIQEERVSHANEGKEEKSPPKAGSPKDSLVATTTEDILFQQGDSANVYPLTMTWSFGWNSSLPVYYIRDENQRVLLYVCAHTAIIYNVSKNDQHHLQGHPNVISCLCISEDRRWIATADKGPECLVIIWDSFTGGREQCWDSLTRLEYAPCVLAMRTLPPEREIPCLHAEPSSVTTTYFQLQAVECSTYMRESYYLRQQEGRKDGSLSIPVHTIFDSCPEGNGIRAIAITRDAKYLATISDAEIQKVCIWRWTLAAETPACSLDLPKEYGFQNYLTFNPTNNRELVSNSKTQVIYYLWYEERDILAHSAPLLTEKTFNKLVGKFSQSIFHLNLTQILSATMEGKLVVWDIYRPPSSASTSSDLAYIKPCKLVHLQREGITVLTTVDSYIVTGDIKGNIKFYDQTLSIVNWYSHFKLSSIRTLSFSKTPATPPTEKSSYLPDCTLKGDLFVVRNFIIATSDATVYHLTTDGTKLETLFVEPKNAICAISCHPYQPLIAIGSFCGMIKVWDYEKKKYLFSRVFGKRLGVQSLTYNPEGVLLGAGFTEGTVYILDAMSLENEIPEPFKYSRNSVTHISFSHDSQYMATADVNFTVAVYRVVVRHSQRVWEYLARLRSHRKSIQSLLFGLHLDINEPRLLSLGKDRLLIEYNLVKSYKDHLEVLDIHRTDQGDYPTCMVWYPPLTKELFLLICNSGYKVKLFNSSTKMCRKTLLGPVYGSPIEQTQVLPVKTTMDLQKRYLVFINRDKVGLQILPVDGNPHKTSAIICHPSGVAGMALSCDGRYAFTSGGQDRSVVQWEINLRHLLRSSRSFLLKEGASTSILSSPRVQRAATGQRWFLSLTAFSSESKPLTICRVHTFLLRQT; encoded by the exons ATGTCAGATGCAGAGGAAAACCCactagaagaaacagaagatggagaaacagaaatggaagaagaagaagcagcagaaggagaagaagagaagccaaattataaagaagtagaaaatatgcAACAGGAATCAAAAGAAGATGACACATTAGCATGGAGAGAGTctcaggaggaggtgggggaggaggaggaggaagggattgaggaggagggggaggaggaggaggaagaaggagaggaggaaggagaggaggaaggggaggaggaggaggaagaaggagaggaggaagaaggagaggaggaaggggaggaggaaggggaggaggaggaggaagaagtggaggaagatgaggaagaaggggaggaaggagtggaggaggagaaagaagtggaggagaaagaggaggaagaatgggaggaggaagaatgggaggaggaagaggaggaggaggaagaggaggaggaggaggaggctgtcAGAGAAGAAACGGAGGAAAAGGCTGGAGCAGCACAGGAGGAGGTGGCTGCAGGAGTAGAGGAAGAAACCACAGTGAAGCCCCAGGAAATCGCCAAGTCCGTGATCAGTTTGGAGAGACTTAGACCGACTGCTTCCCAGTCAGTCCTGTCAGGAACTTTCTCA aaaacccATAGTGGTAGCGAGTCAAAGCATTCTTTACAAGCAGAGCGTTCGGAAACAAATGAGCTTTCAGGCATCACAAGCTCACAATTAAAATTTCTTGATTTGGATCAAATCAGTTCAGAGGAACAACTCATCAGTTACCCTGAAGGGCAGCCCTCAAGCGAACTTGGGGAGAAGACCGACCAGATACCCCAAGTTGAATGGGGACAAGAAAGGAGAGACTCGCAACCGGAAATGGGAGACTTGGAGgtggaaaagggaggaaagatACAAGAAGAAAGAGTATCGCACgcaaatgaaggaaaagaagaaaagtccccTCCCAAAGCAGGGAGCCCAAAGGATTCACTGGTGGCCACCACCACCGAGGACATCTTGTTTCAACAGGGTGACAGTGCCAATGTGTATCCCTTG ACCATGACTTGGTCATTTGGATGGAACAGTTCTCTTCCTGTTTACTATATTCGAGATGAAAACCAGAGAGTTCTTCTGTATGTCTGTGCTCACACTGCGATCATCTACAACGTTTCCAAGAATGATCAGCACCACCTTCAG GGCCACCCTAACGTGATCTCCTGCCTCTGCATCAGCGAAGACAGGCGGTGGATCGCCACAGCGGACAAAGGGCCCGAATGCCTGGTAATCATCTGGGACTCCTTCACAGG GGGCAGAGAGCAGTGCTGGGATTCATTGACAAGACT GGAATATGCGCCTTGTGTCTTAGCCATGCGAACACTTCCCCCAGAAAGGGAAATTCCCTGTCTGCATGCCGAGCCGTCATCGGTCACCACTACATACTTTCAGCTGCAAGCAGTGGAATGTTCGACTTACATGCGGGAAAGTTATTATCTCCGGcaacaggaaggcaggaaggatggGTCCCTCAG TATTCCTGTGCACACGATATTTGACAGCTGCCCAGAAGGTAACGGGATCAGGGCCATAGCCATCACCCGCGATGCCAAGTATCTGGCAACCATCTCAGATGCTGAAATCCAG AAAGTTTGCATCTGGAGGTGGACTTTGGCAGCGGAAACGCCGGCGTGTAGTCTCGATCTTCCCAAAGAGTATGGTTTTCAG AACTACCTTACTTTTAATCCAACAAATAATAGAGAATTGGTGAGCAATAGTAAAACACAGGTGATATATTATTTGTGG tATGAAGAGAGAGATATACTTGCTCACAGTGCCCCACTTTTAACAGAAAAA ACATTCAACAAGCTTGTGGGAAAATTTAGCCAGTCCATCTTTCATTTGAATTTAACACAAATACTGTCAGCAACAATGGAAGGGAAGCTGGTTGTCTGGGACATATACCGCCCGCCATCATCCGCCTCCACCTCTTCGGACTTAGCCTATATCAAACCTTGTAAACTGGTTCATTTGCAGAGAGAGGGTATCACTGTGCTTACTACAGTGGATAG CTACATCGTCACAGGTGACATTAAGGGTAACATTAAGTTCTATGATCAAACCCTGTCCATTGttaactggtacagccacttcaaGTTGAGCTCCATAAGAACCCTGTCCTTTTCAAAGACCCCAGCAACTCCTCCCACAGAAAAATCAAGCTATCTTCCAGACTGCACTTTAAAAGGTGACCTTTTTGTTGTGAG GAATTTTATCATTGCAACATCTGATGCGACAGTGTACCACTTAACAACAGATGGGACCAAACTTGAGACGTTATTTGTAGAGCCCAAGAACGCCATTTGTGCCATCTCCTGCCACCCGTATCAACCCCTCATCGCCATTGGAAGCTTCTGTGGGATGATCAAAGTGTGggattatgaaaagaaaaaataccttttCAGCAGGGTCTTTGGGAAGAGGCTTGGAGTCCAGAGTCTGACCTACAACCCCGAAG GGGTCCTTCTTGGAGCTGGCTTCACGGAGGGGACAGTTTACATTCTCGATGCCATGTCCTTAGAAAACGAAATCCCAGAGCCTTTCAAATATTCCAGAAACAGCGTGACTCATATCAGCTTCTCCCATGACTCCCAGTATATGGCAACTGCT GATGTAAATTTTACTGTGGCCGTTTACAGGGTGGTAGTTAGACACAGCCAAAGGGTCTGGGAATATCTGGCTAGACTTCGTTCTCATCGCAAAAGCATCCAGAGCCTCCTGTTCGGGCTTCACCTGGACATCAACGAGCCTCGACTGCTGAGCCTCGGCAAAGACAGGCTCCTG ATCGAGTATAATCTTGTCAAGAGCTACAAAGACCACCTGGAAGTCCTGGACATTCACCGAACCGACCAGGGCGACTACCCCACCTGCATGGTCTGGTACCCACCACTCACCAAGGAACTCTTCCTACTCATTTGCAACAGTGGCTACAAAGTGAAGCTTTTTAATTCTTCCACAAAAATGTGCAG AAAGACACTTCTTGGGCCAGTTTACGGTTCTCCCATTGAGCAGACACAGGTCCTCCCAGTGAAAACCACTATGGATCTGCAGAAACGCTACCTCGTGTTTATTAATAGAGACAAG GTTGGACTTCAGATCTTACCAGTTGATGGCAATCCACATAAGACATCTGCTATTATATGCCACCCAAGCGGGGTGGCTGGAATGGCCCTTTCCTGTGACGGCCGCTATGCCTTCACATCAGGAGGACAGGACCGATCGGTGGTACAGTGGGAAATCAACTTAAG GCATTTACTTAGGAGCTCAAGATCTTTCTTACTAAAAGAGGGGGCAAGCACTAGCATCCTGTCATCTCCCCGAGTTCAGAGAGCTGCCACAGGGCAGCGCTGGTTCCTGTCCCTGACTGCCTTCTCCAGTGAAAGCAAACCCCTTACCATCTGCCGAGTGCACACCTTCCTTTTACGGCAGACATGA